A single Thermaerobacter sp. FW80 DNA region contains:
- the dapB gene encoding 4-hydroxy-tetrahydrodipicolinate reductase — translation MVRVIVCGATGKTGSAITRGLLAEADIQVVGAVAAHAAPDVGVEVGSGPTGVPLDTDLAAVLERTAADVLVDFTVAPVAERHLRIAVEHGIAPVVGTTGLSQEALVALEDACRQRRLGAAVIANFSIGAMLLAQFAALAAELLPDAEIVELHHDRKRDRPSGTALRLRQRLAAVTGREVPIHSVRLPGLVAHHRVVFGGRGEVLTLAHDSLSRESFVPGVLLAVRHVRELAGRVVYDLEELVALSAEGGGEPGRTAPARRRRG, via the coding sequence ATGGTCCGCGTCATCGTGTGCGGCGCCACCGGCAAGACGGGCAGCGCCATCACCCGGGGGCTCCTGGCCGAGGCCGACATCCAGGTGGTGGGCGCGGTGGCCGCCCACGCGGCGCCCGACGTGGGCGTGGAGGTGGGGTCCGGCCCGACGGGGGTGCCGCTGGACACCGACCTGGCGGCCGTGCTGGAGCGGACGGCCGCCGACGTGCTGGTCGACTTCACGGTCGCTCCCGTGGCGGAGCGCCACCTGCGCATCGCGGTCGAACACGGCATCGCCCCCGTGGTGGGCACCACCGGGCTCTCCCAGGAGGCGCTGGTCGCCCTGGAGGACGCCTGCCGCCAACGGCGGCTGGGGGCCGCCGTGATCGCCAACTTCTCCATCGGCGCGATGCTCCTCGCCCAGTTCGCCGCCCTGGCGGCGGAGCTCCTGCCCGACGCCGAGATCGTCGAACTGCACCACGATCGCAAGCGCGACCGGCCGTCGGGCACCGCCCTGCGCCTCCGCCAGCGGCTCGCGGCGGTGACCGGTCGGGAGGTGCCCATCCACAGCGTGCGGCTGCCCGGGCTGGTGGCCCACCATCGGGTGGTCTTCGGCGGGCGTGGCGAGGTGCTCACCCTGGCCCACGACAGCTTGAGCCGGGAGTCCTTCGTGCCGGGCGTGCTCCTGGCCGTCCGGCACGTGCGCGAGCTGGCCGGGCGCGTGGTCTACGACCTGGAGGAGCTGGTGGCGTTGTCCGCGGAGGGCGGCGGCGAGCCGGGGCGGACGGCCCCGGCTCGCCGCCGGCGGGGGTGA
- a CDS encoding NAD(P)-dependent oxidoreductase, whose amino-acid sequence MAGGPPASPGGLAGGPATRGAGVGGPAPAAHPGRAADAAERRVVAVVTTDERQVACARHLAQRGWPVRVWGQPVDGLPGGADPAALDGAAVVVGPVTGPPTAGQLATAGARWLEPGAWPLARGVLYVGGRPGPAIQAAVAAAGGRCYDILADAAFAEANAWPTAEGAVLRAQQLDRQVVGGRPAAVLGYGRCGRALVRLLQGFGCPVTVVARREEARREAAATGAVAVPPARLVEVLAAVELVFNTVPALLLGDAELAALRPGALVVDIASHPGGVDWAAARRRGVRAHLELGLPARFFPVTAGRILADCVERLAQGIPGGTAGGSPRPA is encoded by the coding sequence GTGGCCGGTGGGCCGCCGGCGAGCCCGGGCGGGCTCGCCGGCGGCCCGGCGACCCGCGGGGCCGGGGTGGGCGGCCCGGCGCCGGCCGCCCACCCCGGCAGGGCGGCCGACGCGGCGGAGCGCAGGGTCGTCGCGGTGGTCACCACCGACGAGCGGCAGGTGGCCTGTGCCCGCCACCTGGCCCAACGCGGCTGGCCCGTGCGGGTCTGGGGACAGCCGGTAGACGGGCTGCCGGGTGGGGCCGACCCCGCCGCCCTGGACGGCGCGGCGGTGGTGGTGGGGCCGGTGACGGGCCCGCCCACCGCCGGCCAGCTGGCGACGGCGGGCGCCCGCTGGCTCGAGCCCGGCGCCTGGCCGCTGGCGCGGGGCGTGCTCTACGTCGGCGGCCGGCCGGGACCGGCGATCCAGGCGGCGGTGGCCGCGGCCGGCGGCCGGTGCTACGACATCCTGGCCGACGCCGCCTTCGCCGAGGCCAACGCCTGGCCGACGGCGGAGGGCGCCGTCCTGCGGGCCCAGCAGCTGGACCGCCAGGTGGTGGGCGGGCGGCCGGCGGCGGTCCTGGGCTACGGCCGCTGCGGTCGCGCCCTGGTGCGGCTGCTCCAGGGCTTCGGCTGCCCGGTGACGGTGGTCGCCCGCCGCGAGGAGGCGCGCCGGGAGGCGGCGGCGACCGGCGCGGTGGCGGTGCCGCCCGCGCGCCTGGTGGAGGTGCTGGCGGCGGTCGAGCTGGTCTTCAACACCGTGCCGGCCCTCCTCTTGGGCGACGCGGAGCTGGCCGCCCTGCGGCCGGGGGCGCTGGTCGTCGACATCGCCTCCCATCCCGGCGGCGTGGACTGGGCCGCGGCGCGCCGCCGGGGGGTCCGGGCCCACCTGGAGCTCGGCCTGCCGGCCCGGTTCTTCCCCGTAACGGCGGGTCGCATCCTGGCCGACTGCGTGGAGCGGCTCGCGCAGGGCATCCCCGGCGGGACCGCCGGCGGGAGCCCGCGCCCCGCGTGA
- a CDS encoding dipicolinate synthase subunit B — MLRGRRVGFALCASHHNLDTVLGWVERFVAAGADVYPIVSHSVATVATRHGTPEGWIRRLEAITGRAPWRTIPEVEPIGPKRLLDVLVVAPCTGTTLAKLANGFSDSAVLMAAKAQLRNQRPVVLAISTNDGLGLNARNLATLLNAKHVYFVPFGQDNPDEKPNSLTARFDLLPQAVAAALEGRQLQPLLVTP, encoded by the coding sequence GTGCTGAGGGGGCGGCGCGTGGGTTTCGCGCTGTGCGCGTCCCACCACAACCTGGACACCGTCCTCGGGTGGGTGGAGCGCTTCGTGGCCGCAGGGGCCGACGTCTACCCCATCGTCTCCCACTCCGTGGCCACCGTGGCCACGCGCCACGGGACGCCGGAGGGGTGGATCCGGCGGCTGGAGGCCATCACCGGCCGCGCGCCGTGGCGGACGATCCCCGAGGTCGAACCCATCGGTCCCAAGCGGCTGCTGGACGTGCTGGTCGTCGCGCCCTGCACGGGGACCACGCTGGCCAAGCTGGCCAACGGGTTCAGCGACTCGGCGGTCCTCATGGCGGCCAAGGCGCAGCTGCGCAACCAGCGGCCGGTGGTGCTCGCCATCTCGACCAACGACGGCCTCGGGCTCAACGCCCGGAACCTGGCCACGCTGCTGAACGCGAAGCACGTCTACTTCGTCCCCTTCGGCCAGGATAATCCGGACGAGAAGCCGAACTCTCTGACGGCGCGCTTCGATCTGCTGCCCCAGGCGGTGGCGGCCGCCCTGGAGGGGCGGCAGCTGCAACCGCTGCTTGTCACACCTTGA
- the dut gene encoding dUTP diphosphatase, which translates to MSRREGRPRGAAPGGVDGEGGPRAAGPPPGAAPAPMTAGGVPPAGREAAGVASAAGAADAPTGGAAVTVAVRRLHPRARLPVYATELAAGCDLAAALDAPVEVPPGGTCRIPTGIAIALPPGFEAQVRPRSGLAARHGLTVLNAPGTIDADYRGEIQVLLVNLGRETVRVEPGDRIAQLVVAPVARARFVEVSALPPTARGEGGFGSTGR; encoded by the coding sequence ATGAGCCGACGCGAGGGGCGGCCCCGAGGCGCGGCGCCGGGCGGCGTCGACGGGGAGGGCGGCCCCCGGGCGGCGGGCCCGCCCCCGGGGGCCGCGCCGGCTCCCATGACGGCCGGCGGGGTACCGCCGGCGGGCCGGGAGGCGGCCGGCGTGGCGTCCGCGGCCGGCGCCGCGGACGCCCCGACAGGTGGTGCTGCCGTGACGGTGGCCGTGCGGCGGCTCCACCCGCGGGCGCGACTGCCGGTCTACGCCACCGAGCTGGCCGCCGGGTGCGATCTCGCGGCCGCGCTGGATGCGCCGGTGGAGGTCCCCCCAGGAGGGACCTGCCGGATCCCCACCGGGATCGCCATCGCCCTGCCGCCGGGCTTCGAGGCCCAGGTGCGGCCGCGCAGCGGGCTGGCGGCGCGCCACGGGCTGACGGTGCTCAACGCGCCGGGCACCATCGACGCCGACTACCGCGGGGAGATCCAGGTGCTGCTGGTCAACCTGGGCAGGGAGACGGTGCGGGTGGAGCCCGGCGACCGCATCGCCCAGCTGGTGGTGGCGCCGGTGGCCCGGGCCCGGTTCGTCGAGGTCTCGGCGCTGCCGCCGACCGCCCGCGGTGAGGGCGGCTTCGGCAGCACCGGCCGGTAG
- a CDS encoding pitrilysin family protein: MEGARGMTAGTASTQYRVTTLPSGLRVVSETVPGVRSVTVGVWFRTGSRDEPDERAGIAHLLEHMTFKGTETRTARELAEVVDRVGGQINAYTSKEDTSFYIRVLDEHFGLAMEVLADMLLRSRFDPADLEREKRVILEEIKMYEDDPEDVVQDLVVQTLWPGHPLGRPVIGWESTVGAVDRAALVDFWRQHYEPGRTVIAVAGHVEHGRVLEEVERWFAGWRRTGAPTRLRPPAPQRAEAWRQKPIEQVHLCVAAPAAAYGSDDLYPELVLTNILGGTSSSRLFQVIREDHGLAYSVYTFHGGYSDTGLFGIYAATSPETAARVLELIGQECRKVRREGVTADELARTRDQIKANLLMGLESTGQRMNRLGRTLLMLGRVVTVEEVVARIEAVTADQVVAAAERLLDPERWAVAGTGPAPSMALREGLA, translated from the coding sequence ATGGAGGGGGCGCGAGGGATGACGGCGGGCACGGCGTCCACGCAGTACCGCGTCACCACGCTGCCCAGCGGGCTGCGGGTGGTGAGCGAGACGGTGCCGGGCGTCCGCTCCGTCACCGTGGGCGTGTGGTTCCGCACCGGTTCCCGGGACGAACCGGACGAGCGGGCGGGCATCGCCCACCTGCTGGAACACATGACCTTCAAGGGCACCGAGACCCGCACCGCCCGGGAGCTGGCCGAGGTGGTCGACCGGGTGGGCGGTCAGATCAACGCATATACCTCCAAGGAGGACACCTCCTTCTACATCCGCGTGCTCGACGAGCACTTCGGCCTGGCCATGGAGGTGCTGGCCGACATGCTCCTCCGCTCCCGGTTCGACCCCGCGGACCTGGAGCGGGAGAAGCGGGTGATCCTGGAAGAGATCAAGATGTACGAGGACGATCCCGAGGACGTGGTCCAGGACCTGGTGGTCCAGACCCTGTGGCCGGGCCACCCCCTGGGTCGGCCGGTGATCGGCTGGGAGTCGACCGTGGGCGCCGTCGACCGCGCGGCGCTGGTGGACTTCTGGCGTCAGCACTACGAGCCGGGTCGCACGGTGATCGCCGTGGCCGGCCACGTCGAGCACGGGCGGGTGCTGGAGGAGGTGGAGCGCTGGTTCGCGGGCTGGCGGCGGACCGGTGCGCCCACCCGCCTGCGGCCCCCGGCGCCGCAGCGCGCCGAGGCGTGGCGCCAGAAGCCCATCGAACAGGTCCACCTGTGCGTCGCGGCGCCCGCCGCCGCCTACGGCAGCGACGACCTCTACCCCGAACTGGTGTTGACCAACATCCTGGGCGGGACGTCCAGCTCGCGGCTCTTCCAGGTGATCCGGGAGGACCACGGCCTGGCCTATTCGGTCTACACCTTCCACGGCGGCTACTCCGACACGGGGCTCTTCGGCATCTACGCCGCCACCAGCCCGGAGACGGCCGCGCGCGTCCTGGAGCTGATCGGGCAGGAGTGCCGCAAGGTGCGGCGGGAAGGGGTGACGGCGGACGAACTGGCCCGGACGCGGGATCAGATCAAGGCGAACCTGCTCATGGGGCTGGAGAGCACGGGCCAGCGGATGAACCGGCTCGGCCGCACCCTGTTGATGTTGGGCCGCGTGGTGACGGTGGAGGAAGTGGTGGCGCGCATCGAGGCGGTGACCGCCGACCAGGTGGTGGCGGCGGCGGAGCGCCTGCTGGACCCCGAGCGATGGGCTGTGGCGGGGACCGGGCCGGCCCCATCCATGGCCCTGAGGGAGGGGCTGGCATGA
- a CDS encoding polyribonucleotide nucleotidyltransferase, which translates to MESHATEVKKVFRTELAGRPLVVEIGQLAQQANGSALVRYGDTVILATATASKEPRQGIDFFPPRVDWEERLYAAGRIPGSFFRREGKPSERAILSGRLTDRPLRPLFPKGYRNEVQIIVTTLSYDDDCSPEIAGIIGASVALGISDIPWNGPVGAVEVGLLDGELVINPTAAQREHSRLDLTVAGTRDAINMVEAGAHQVPEATILDAIFRGHEEIQRLVAFQEAIIAQCGKPKAQPPLYEPDPAIAVAVRTRYAERLRAAINHPDKQAREQAVEEVKKAALEELLAEFPEGEMDIKHVLDDVLKEIVRRQILEEGIRPDGRRPDEIRPIHVEVGLLPRAHGSGLFQRGQTQVLTVASLGAPGDRQMLDTLGQIEEFKRYMHHYNFPPYSTGEVAPLRAPSRREIGHGALAERALVPVLPDELEFPYTIRLVSEVLSSNGSTSMASTCGSTLALMDAGVPIKAPVAGVAMGLIKEGDRFVVLTDIQGIEDQLGDMDFKVAGTREGVTAIQMDIKIAGVDRAVLEKALEQARVGRLHILEKMLAVIDKPRPELSPYAPRIIIMQIPVEKIREVIGPGGRIVNRIADECGVKIDIEDDGKVYISAQTQQGGQKAKEWIEQIVADVEVGSVYLGKVTRLMSFGAFVEILPGKEGLVHVSRLAPQRVPRVEDMVRPGDTVLVKVVEIDDLGRVNLSRKDALAEQPEKRHMEQLSGPRAHDFDQPVPVGGGRRGAAGHNGRPGGPGPRGRRRR; encoded by the coding sequence ATGGAGAGCCACGCAACGGAGGTCAAGAAGGTCTTCCGCACCGAGCTGGCCGGCCGCCCGCTGGTGGTGGAGATCGGGCAGCTGGCCCAGCAGGCCAACGGCAGCGCCCTGGTGCGCTACGGCGATACGGTGATCCTGGCCACGGCGACGGCCTCCAAGGAGCCGCGCCAGGGCATCGACTTCTTCCCGCCGCGGGTGGACTGGGAGGAGCGGCTGTACGCGGCCGGACGCATCCCGGGCTCCTTCTTCCGCCGCGAGGGCAAGCCCAGCGAGCGCGCCATCCTCTCGGGGCGGCTGACGGACCGGCCGCTGCGGCCCCTGTTCCCCAAGGGGTACCGCAACGAGGTGCAGATCATCGTCACCACCCTGTCCTACGACGACGACTGCTCGCCGGAGATCGCCGGCATCATCGGCGCGTCGGTGGCGCTGGGCATCTCCGACATCCCCTGGAACGGCCCCGTGGGGGCCGTGGAGGTCGGGCTGCTGGACGGGGAGCTGGTGATCAATCCCACCGCCGCCCAGCGGGAGCACAGCCGGCTGGACCTGACGGTGGCCGGGACCCGGGACGCCATCAACATGGTGGAGGCCGGCGCCCACCAGGTGCCGGAGGCCACCATCCTCGACGCCATCTTCCGCGGCCACGAGGAGATCCAGCGCCTGGTGGCGTTCCAGGAGGCCATCATCGCCCAGTGCGGCAAGCCCAAGGCGCAGCCGCCGCTCTACGAGCCCGATCCGGCCATCGCCGTGGCGGTGCGCACGCGGTACGCCGAGCGCCTGCGGGCGGCCATCAACCACCCGGACAAGCAGGCCCGCGAGCAGGCGGTGGAGGAGGTCAAGAAGGCCGCCCTGGAGGAGCTGCTGGCCGAGTTTCCCGAGGGCGAGATGGACATCAAGCACGTGCTGGACGATGTGCTCAAGGAGATCGTGCGGCGGCAGATCCTGGAGGAGGGGATCCGCCCCGACGGCCGCCGGCCTGATGAGATCCGACCCATCCACGTGGAGGTCGGCCTGTTGCCGCGGGCCCACGGCTCGGGCCTCTTCCAGCGCGGGCAGACCCAGGTGCTGACCGTCGCCTCCCTGGGCGCCCCCGGGGACCGGCAGATGCTGGACACCCTGGGCCAGATCGAGGAGTTCAAGCGATACATGCACCACTACAACTTCCCGCCCTACAGCACCGGCGAGGTGGCGCCGCTGCGGGCCCCGAGCCGGCGGGAGATCGGCCACGGCGCGTTGGCGGAGCGGGCACTGGTGCCGGTTCTTCCCGACGAGTTGGAGTTCCCCTACACCATCCGGCTGGTCTCCGAGGTGCTCAGCTCCAACGGCTCCACCTCCATGGCCAGCACCTGCGGCAGCACCCTGGCGCTGATGGACGCCGGCGTGCCGATCAAGGCGCCGGTGGCCGGCGTGGCCATGGGCCTGATCAAGGAAGGCGACCGCTTCGTCGTGCTGACGGACATCCAGGGCATCGAGGACCAGCTGGGCGACATGGACTTCAAGGTCGCCGGCACCCGCGAGGGCGTCACGGCGATCCAGATGGACATCAAGATCGCCGGCGTCGACCGCGCGGTGCTGGAGAAGGCCCTGGAGCAGGCGCGGGTCGGGCGGCTCCACATCCTGGAGAAGATGCTGGCGGTCATCGACAAGCCGCGGCCCGAGCTGTCGCCCTACGCGCCGCGGATCATCATCATGCAGATCCCGGTGGAGAAGATCCGCGAGGTCATCGGGCCCGGCGGCCGCATCGTCAACCGCATCGCCGACGAGTGCGGCGTCAAGATCGACATCGAGGACGACGGCAAGGTCTACATCTCCGCCCAGACCCAGCAGGGCGGCCAGAAGGCCAAGGAGTGGATCGAGCAGATCGTCGCCGACGTGGAGGTGGGCAGCGTCTACCTGGGCAAGGTGACGCGGCTCATGAGCTTCGGCGCCTTCGTCGAGATCCTGCCGGGGAAGGAAGGGCTCGTGCACGTGTCCCGGCTGGCGCCGCAGCGGGTGCCCAGGGTGGAGGACATGGTGCGCCCCGGGGACACCGTCCTGGTCAAGGTCGTCGAGATCGACGACCTCGGGCGGGTCAACCTCTCCCGCAAGGACGCGCTGGCGGAGCAGCCGGAGAAGCGGCACATGGAGCAGTTGAGCGGACCCCGGGCCCACGACTTCGACCAGCCCGTGCCGGTGGGCGGTGGCCGCCGCGGTGCCGCGGGCCACAACGGGCGACCCGGCGGGCCGGGTCCCCGCGGGCGACGGCGCCGCTAG
- a CDS encoding YlmC/YmxH family sporulation protein, which translates to MRWSQLAGKEIIDITHARRLGRVADADLVFDPATGQVLELRLAGPPRPFWRGGRRILAVPWSAIRRIGDDLVLVELPPAPPSGGAGGAGAH; encoded by the coding sequence ATGCGCTGGAGCCAGCTGGCCGGCAAGGAGATCATCGACATCACCCACGCCCGCCGGCTGGGTCGCGTGGCCGATGCCGACCTGGTCTTCGACCCGGCGACGGGCCAGGTGCTGGAACTGCGGCTGGCCGGGCCGCCCCGCCCCTTCTGGCGCGGCGGCCGGCGGATCCTGGCGGTGCCCTGGTCGGCCATCCGCCGCATCGGGGACGACCTGGTCCTGGTCGAACTGCCGCCCGCCCCGCCCTCCGGCGGGGCGGGCGGCGCGGGGGCGCATTAG
- a CDS encoding DUF1269 domain-containing protein translates to MAKTVIGSFATRQQAEAAVEALKARGVEEQEVSLVSRREGGEGARQGEASFTNQSLSEGTAWGAGIGAGAGLLASAGALAIPGIGPLVAAGPLAATLSGAAAGGLAGGLMDWGIPEADAREFENKVRQGRTLCAVRCQDAQVNEVAQVLRQHGAADVKTHPATR, encoded by the coding sequence TTGGCCAAGACGGTCATCGGGTCCTTCGCCACCCGGCAGCAGGCCGAGGCGGCGGTGGAGGCCCTCAAGGCGCGGGGGGTCGAGGAGCAGGAGGTCTCCCTGGTCTCCCGGCGCGAGGGCGGTGAGGGCGCCCGCCAGGGCGAGGCGTCCTTCACCAACCAGTCGCTGAGCGAGGGCACCGCCTGGGGTGCGGGCATCGGCGCCGGGGCGGGCCTGTTGGCGTCGGCCGGTGCCCTGGCCATCCCCGGGATCGGTCCCCTGGTGGCGGCCGGCCCGCTGGCGGCGACCCTGTCGGGCGCTGCGGCGGGCGGCCTGGCCGGCGGCCTGATGGACTGGGGCATCCCGGAGGCGGACGCGCGCGAGTTCGAGAACAAGGTCCGCCAGGGCCGGACCCTGTGCGCCGTGCGCTGCCAGGACGCCCAGGTCAACGAGGTCGCCCAGGTGCTGCGCCAGCACGGGGCGGCCGACGTCAAGACCCATCCCGCGACGCGCTGA